Proteins encoded together in one Bradyrhizobium sp. CB82 window:
- a CDS encoding glycosyltransferase 87 family protein, whose amino-acid sequence MPETFASRSDQRARFANYVSSLHLLVGAGLVLVGLTLVTPFAFEAYGDNAFIALAIAGGLLTIVATRLAESAPTHRALWLIFGLGIALRAYVLLFDPLLSSDIYRYIWDGKVQAADINPYRYFPADKALAFLRDGAIFPHINRADTAVTIYPPVAQFFFFVVTRIGENVTVMRLALLGCEALTVTLIILLLRRMNRPVTRVIAYLWHPLPLWEIANSGHVDALMVALMLLGLWIALTGQALRGAAAIALSVLVKPLAVPVLAGIWRPWDVKMPLAVVATIALCYLPYLSVGWGVLGFLTKGYLNEEGVSAGNDLWLLSLWRLVFGEHHGDVVAYVVLAVLVLLFKGFSVARSPQDSIASTLADINMLLLLALLLLSPNYPWYFLVITPFTALCGSAPNWVVSIGAVLLSEQLDWDFYIPRMVTKSILFGGLLLTWALVAWRTRMQRTAETRAWR is encoded by the coding sequence ATGCCCGAGACTTTCGCAAGCCGATCTGATCAACGGGCGCGTTTCGCCAACTATGTGTCTTCGCTTCATCTGTTGGTCGGCGCGGGTCTTGTCCTGGTCGGCCTGACCCTCGTCACTCCCTTTGCCTTCGAGGCTTACGGCGACAACGCCTTCATCGCGCTGGCCATCGCCGGTGGTCTGCTGACGATTGTAGCGACACGCCTGGCCGAGAGCGCACCAACCCATCGCGCGCTATGGCTCATCTTCGGACTTGGGATTGCGCTGAGAGCCTACGTGCTGCTGTTCGATCCGCTGCTGTCCAGCGATATCTATCGCTATATCTGGGATGGCAAGGTTCAGGCCGCCGACATCAATCCCTATCGCTATTTCCCGGCCGATAAGGCGCTGGCGTTCCTGCGCGACGGCGCGATCTTTCCCCACATCAACCGGGCCGATACTGCGGTCACGATCTATCCTCCTGTAGCGCAGTTTTTCTTTTTCGTTGTCACGCGGATCGGTGAGAACGTGACTGTGATGCGTCTGGCGCTACTGGGGTGCGAGGCCCTAACCGTGACACTGATCATTCTCTTGCTGCGGCGGATGAACCGCCCGGTCACGCGCGTGATTGCCTATCTCTGGCATCCGCTTCCCTTGTGGGAGATTGCCAACAGCGGCCATGTCGACGCGCTGATGGTTGCGCTGATGCTGCTGGGCCTGTGGATTGCCCTGACCGGCCAGGCGCTACGTGGAGCGGCGGCGATCGCTCTTTCGGTGCTAGTCAAGCCGTTGGCCGTGCCGGTGCTTGCCGGGATCTGGCGCCCATGGGACGTCAAGATGCCGCTCGCCGTTGTTGCCACCATCGCGCTTTGTTATCTTCCTTATTTGTCGGTCGGCTGGGGAGTTCTCGGCTTCCTGACCAAGGGCTATCTGAACGAAGAGGGGGTCAGTGCCGGTAACGATCTCTGGCTGTTGTCGCTTTGGCGGCTCGTGTTTGGCGAGCACCATGGTGATGTTGTCGCCTATGTCGTACTGGCGGTGTTGGTCCTCCTGTTCAAGGGGTTCTCCGTAGCCCGCAGCCCGCAAGACAGCATCGCGTCCACGCTTGCCGACATCAACATGCTGTTACTGCTCGCGCTCCTGTTATTGTCGCCGAATTATCCCTGGTATTTTCTGGTCATCACGCCGTTCACAGCCCTGTGTGGCTCGGCGCCAAACTGGGTCGTTTCGATCGGCGCGGTCTTGCTATCCGAACAGCTCGACTGGGATTTCTACATTCCACGGATGGTGACAAAATCAATTCTGTTCGGAGGTCTCTTGCTGACTTGGGCCTTGGTGGCCTGGAGGACGCGCATGCAGCGGACTGCAGAAACGAGGGCATGGCGATGA
- a CDS encoding TIGR04282 family arsenosugar biosynthesis glycosyltransferase, whose protein sequence is MSVAAIGIICKAPQPGRSKTRLATAIGEVAASELSACFLRDVAAAIEAVPEALGRRGYGVYAPAGAEHIMRQLLPAGFGLLLQAGDDLGHVLFGATRALLDAGHDSVLLVNGDSPTLPTRLLVQAVETLREPGDRMVLGPASDGGYYLIGLKHPHKHLFTQIAWGTETVARSTCERAAEIGLAATQLPEWYDVDDVETLRWLQEELSGHSTRFRAGGFAPASRAFLNAAPQIGS, encoded by the coding sequence GTGAGCGTCGCAGCGATCGGAATCATATGCAAGGCGCCGCAGCCAGGCCGCTCAAAGACGCGACTTGCGACAGCCATAGGTGAGGTGGCCGCATCAGAGCTGTCGGCCTGCTTTCTTCGCGACGTCGCCGCAGCAATCGAGGCGGTCCCGGAGGCGCTCGGCAGGCGGGGCTACGGTGTATACGCTCCAGCGGGAGCCGAACACATCATGCGGCAGCTGCTTCCGGCGGGGTTCGGGCTGCTGCTGCAGGCTGGGGATGATTTGGGGCACGTCCTGTTCGGAGCGACGCGCGCTCTCCTGGATGCTGGACATGACAGTGTCCTGCTCGTCAATGGCGATAGCCCGACCTTGCCAACCCGTTTGCTGGTGCAGGCCGTTGAAACCCTGCGCGAGCCCGGCGACCGGATGGTGCTTGGGCCTGCTAGCGACGGTGGCTACTATCTCATCGGCCTGAAGCACCCGCACAAGCACCTGTTCACGCAGATCGCTTGGGGCACTGAAACCGTAGCTCGCAGTACATGCGAGCGTGCTGCGGAAATCGGGCTTGCCGCGACGCAGCTACCGGAATGGTACGATGTCGACGACGTTGAAACCTTGCGTTGGCTGCAGGAGGAGCTGAGCGGGCATTCTACCCGCTTCCGTGCAGGTGGATTTGCTCCAGCGAGCCGGGCCTTTCTCAACGCCGCGCCGCAGATAGGCTCGTGA
- a CDS encoding nucleoside phosphorylase, giving the protein MAINDGGIPPILAQKHYTEPSAFTPENLLRQARRQKQIASSSIPDICLLDPDGDIVRSLLARGDARLESGWACYHTQLYAFSRGGIEFGIVGCAVGASYAVLIAEEMFASGCKLLISVTSSGQIVPICPPPYFILIERALRDEGTSYHYMAPSDYSQADAGLISALDGAFAEFSVPVLTGATWTTDAPFRETQRAIDAMVERSLMAVEMEAAALYAFAQVRRKPVLCFAHVTNQMGRVDGDFEKGEADGSHDALQLIAIAADRLRSRRLP; this is encoded by the coding sequence ATGGCGATCAATGACGGCGGGATCCCGCCTATCCTTGCGCAAAAGCATTACACGGAGCCGTCCGCATTTACGCCGGAAAATCTGCTGCGCCAAGCGCGCCGGCAAAAGCAGATTGCGAGTTCCAGCATTCCGGACATCTGCCTCCTCGACCCCGACGGCGACATTGTGCGCAGCCTGCTTGCCCGTGGCGACGCCCGGCTTGAATCAGGGTGGGCCTGCTATCATACGCAGCTTTACGCTTTCAGTCGCGGCGGGATTGAATTCGGAATAGTCGGCTGCGCCGTCGGCGCCTCGTACGCGGTGCTGATCGCCGAGGAAATGTTTGCATCGGGCTGTAAACTGTTGATCAGCGTCACGTCATCAGGACAGATCGTGCCGATATGCCCTCCGCCTTATTTCATTCTCATCGAACGTGCGCTGCGTGACGAAGGAACCAGCTATCATTATATGGCACCATCCGATTATTCGCAGGCTGATGCCGGATTGATCTCGGCGCTCGATGGCGCATTCGCCGAATTTTCCGTGCCGGTGCTCACGGGCGCGACCTGGACGACCGACGCGCCGTTTCGAGAAACCCAGCGAGCGATCGACGCCATGGTCGAGAGGAGCCTGATGGCGGTCGAAATGGAAGCCGCTGCGCTTTATGCGTTCGCGCAAGTTCGGCGAAAGCCCGTCCTGTGTTTTGCCCATGTGACAAATCAAATGGGACGCGTCGACGGGGATTTTGAAAAGGGCGAAGCGGACGGCAGTCATGACGCGCTCCAATTGATCGCGATCGCCGCCGATCGCCTGCGGTCCCGGCGCCTGCCGTGA
- a CDS encoding acyl-CoA dehydrogenase family protein — MDHETAVSRAKEIADCILAPAARQNDKDARFSSEAVAALGPAGLLGIMLPTEVGGSALGPRSFAAVVTTLAEADASAAMVYLMHMCATATIAAARPGATVAQTLKDISAGRHLSTLAFSEAGSRSHFWAPISRAQRNGVNVRLTAKKSWVTSAGHAQSYVVSALAPDGTGPTDSTLYILASSTPGLSVAGPWDGLGMRANASAPMILEDCEVEPGLRLTDDGAGFKAMLETVLPLFNLGTSAVALGLCRAAVAGTAVHLNSARFEHLGQTLGESLPTLRAQLATMQIDTDGLAARIADLVDHLERPRETTMLRALESKAAAGDVAIAVTSTAMRVCGGAAFSKHMAIERLFRDAHAGAVMAPTGDVLREFIGKAVLGIPLF, encoded by the coding sequence ATGGATCACGAGACAGCAGTTTCGAGGGCCAAGGAGATCGCCGATTGCATCCTCGCGCCGGCGGCCAGGCAAAACGACAAGGATGCCCGATTTTCATCCGAGGCGGTCGCGGCGCTCGGTCCGGCCGGATTGCTGGGGATCATGCTGCCCACCGAGGTGGGCGGCTCGGCCCTCGGACCGCGGAGCTTCGCTGCCGTCGTCACGACGCTCGCAGAGGCGGACGCATCCGCCGCGATGGTCTATCTGATGCACATGTGCGCGACCGCGACGATCGCGGCGGCCCGCCCAGGCGCAACGGTCGCGCAGACGCTGAAGGACATTTCGGCCGGTCGGCATCTCTCCACACTGGCATTCAGCGAAGCTGGATCGCGCAGCCACTTCTGGGCACCCATATCCCGAGCGCAGCGCAACGGCGTCAACGTGCGCCTCACGGCCAAAAAATCGTGGGTGACGAGCGCCGGTCACGCGCAAAGCTATGTTGTCTCGGCCCTCGCTCCTGATGGGACGGGTCCAACCGATTCCACCCTTTACATTTTGGCCAGCAGTACCCCCGGACTGTCAGTTGCCGGCCCCTGGGATGGCCTTGGGATGCGCGCCAACGCTTCCGCGCCGATGATCCTCGAGGATTGCGAGGTCGAGCCTGGTCTGCGGCTGACTGATGACGGCGCCGGCTTCAAGGCGATGCTGGAGACCGTGCTTCCATTGTTCAACCTCGGAACATCAGCTGTCGCGCTGGGCCTTTGTCGGGCTGCAGTGGCAGGGACTGCGGTTCATCTCAACAGCGCCCGTTTCGAGCATTTAGGCCAAACCCTCGGCGAGAGCCTGCCCACACTTCGCGCACAACTTGCGACGATGCAGATCGACACCGATGGACTTGCGGCGCGCATCGCCGATCTCGTCGATCACCTTGAGCGCCCGCGAGAGACCACCATGCTGCGCGCACTCGAGAGCAAGGCGGCCGCAGGTGATGTCGCTATCGCCGTTACCTCGACGGCGATGCGGGTGTGCGGAGGCGCGGCGTTCTCCAAGCACATGGCGATCGAACGACTGTTCCGCGACGCGCATGCGGGCGCCGTTATGGCACCGACGGGCGATGTCCTGCGCGAATTCATTGGGAAAGCCGTTTTGGGAATACCGCTGTTCTGA
- a CDS encoding PhnD/SsuA/transferrin family substrate-binding protein — translation MSRTIWVGAVAYDPKVVGIWEGMRRYCHEEAALPVEVVLFQSYEAQVAALLALPGEPLPRIDIGWNTNLAYIQSDAWSDKRCRPIAMRDTDVGWMTKIVAVTGGPVAGLADLKGRTLALGSRDSGHAAILPVYFLQREGLAEGQDYQTLRFNTDLGKHGDTGTSESDVIRAVLDGRADAGAIGSPFWKAVRTERLVPEGALTEIWTSRPYNHCMFTARADLDPASEQRFAKALFGMSYDNPTHRPVLEAEGLRQWIAPQLEAYAELREASAQQGFLKRP, via the coding sequence ATGAGCCGGACGATCTGGGTAGGTGCCGTCGCATACGATCCGAAGGTAGTCGGCATCTGGGAAGGCATGCGACGCTATTGTCACGAGGAAGCAGCTCTGCCCGTCGAAGTCGTGTTGTTTCAGAGCTACGAGGCGCAGGTCGCCGCTCTCCTGGCCTTGCCCGGTGAGCCGCTGCCGCGCATCGATATCGGGTGGAATACAAACCTCGCCTATATCCAGTCCGATGCCTGGAGCGACAAGCGCTGCCGACCTATCGCGATGCGCGATACCGATGTGGGCTGGATGACCAAGATCGTCGCCGTCACCGGTGGACCGGTCGCCGGGCTTGCCGATCTTAAAGGCCGCACCTTGGCCCTCGGCAGCCGCGACAGCGGCCATGCGGCCATCCTTCCCGTCTATTTTCTGCAGCGCGAGGGGCTGGCTGAAGGGCAAGACTACCAAACGCTGCGCTTCAACACCGACCTCGGCAAGCACGGTGACACGGGGACAAGCGAGTCCGACGTCATTCGCGCAGTCCTCGACGGCCGCGCCGACGCGGGCGCAATAGGCAGCCCGTTCTGGAAGGCTGTGCGCACCGAGCGTCTGGTACCGGAAGGCGCGCTAACCGAGATCTGGACCTCGCGACCCTATAATCACTGCATGTTCACTGCCCGGGCCGATCTGGACCCCGCGTCGGAGCAGCGGTTTGCCAAAGCGCTTTTCGGGATGAGCTACGACAACCCAACGCATCGTCCGGTGCTCGAGGCGGAAGGCCTGCGCCAATGGATAGCGCCGCAGCTTGAGGCGTATGCCGAGTTGCGGGAAGCGTCGGCGCAGCAGGGCTTCCTAAAGCGGCCCTGA
- a CDS encoding radical SAM protein, producing the protein MISSEPSVGRELEAWCRFTRNSLVDVAVEDGRTRWVLRYGEAPENVGEDRAVGSRLWLYTNFDCNLSCDYCCVRSSPKAPRRALGIERVRRIAVEAAELGVSEIFVTGGEPFMLPDIGEMIAACAAAAPTTVLTNGMLFAGSRLATLRSLPRERVIFQISLDSPTPERHDSHRGKGTWARAWKGIELTRAEGFRVRLAATVSTDAEAEEFRSFLDAHHVSEENRVIRRIALRGSATQGVALARADLVPEVTITAEGVFWHPVGAEDNDLLVSREIFPLADSFAAVRRAFDRESEHQRRLAMIFNCA; encoded by the coding sequence GTGATCAGCAGCGAGCCAAGTGTCGGCCGCGAGCTCGAGGCCTGGTGTCGCTTCACCCGTAACAGTCTGGTCGACGTAGCAGTCGAAGACGGGCGCACCCGATGGGTGCTCCGGTACGGAGAGGCTCCCGAGAATGTAGGAGAAGACCGGGCTGTCGGCTCTCGCCTATGGCTTTACACAAATTTCGACTGCAACCTGAGCTGCGACTATTGCTGCGTTCGCTCGTCACCCAAGGCGCCGCGGCGGGCGCTTGGTATCGAGCGGGTTCGACGGATCGCTGTCGAGGCGGCTGAGCTCGGCGTCAGCGAAATTTTTGTGACCGGCGGCGAGCCATTCATGCTGCCGGATATTGGTGAAATGATTGCCGCATGCGCTGCGGCGGCGCCGACCACGGTGCTCACCAACGGCATGCTGTTTGCCGGAAGTCGGCTCGCAACGCTGCGTTCGTTGCCGCGCGAGCGCGTGATCTTCCAGATTAGCCTCGACAGCCCGACGCCGGAGCGCCACGACAGCCATCGTGGAAAGGGGACATGGGCACGCGCCTGGAAAGGAATCGAGCTAACCCGCGCCGAAGGATTCAGGGTGCGATTGGCGGCGACTGTGTCGACTGACGCGGAGGCCGAGGAGTTTCGCAGCTTTCTTGACGCCCATCACGTCAGCGAGGAGAACCGGGTGATCAGGCGAATTGCGCTGCGGGGTTCCGCCACGCAGGGCGTCGCATTGGCAAGGGCGGACCTGGTTCCCGAGGTGACGATTACAGCAGAAGGTGTCTTTTGGCATCCGGTTGGAGCCGAGGATAACGACCTGTTGGTCTCCCGCGAGATATTTCCGCTCGCCGATTCCTTCGCAGCCGTGCGCCGCGCCTTCGATCGCGAATCCGAGCATCAGCGCCGCTTGGCAATGATTTTCAATTGCGCTTGA
- a CDS encoding anti-sigma factor — protein sequence MSPRPITEDDLHAYVDHVLESERQEEVADYLREHPDVAKRVAAFTGQRELLRTALAPIAEEPLPPELNLSRIIENRARRPSIARWAMAAMLFLSIGGLGGWAARGALEVAPGGLVALAQEATASYNVYAPDRVRPVEIRASDSTQLVQWVSDRLHRPVKVPDLTTSGYRLMGGRLVATPRGPAAMFMYDDDRGSRIVMLTRPMSSADHDAPMTPRSQGNVGGFAWADDGVGYSLVGQAAPESLRPIANEVRRQARAI from the coding sequence ATGAGCCCTCGACCAATCACGGAAGATGATCTCCACGCCTATGTGGATCATGTCCTTGAGTCGGAGCGGCAGGAAGAAGTCGCCGACTATCTGCGCGAACATCCGGACGTCGCCAAACGCGTCGCTGCGTTCACCGGCCAGCGGGAGCTGTTGCGCACGGCACTCGCGCCGATCGCCGAAGAGCCCCTGCCTCCGGAGCTGAATCTGTCGCGAATCATCGAGAACCGCGCGCGACGGCCTTCGATAGCCCGCTGGGCGATGGCGGCGATGCTATTCTTGAGCATTGGCGGTCTGGGCGGCTGGGCCGCGCGCGGCGCGCTAGAGGTGGCGCCGGGCGGACTGGTTGCGCTCGCGCAGGAGGCCACCGCTTCATACAACGTCTACGCGCCGGACCGCGTCCGACCCGTCGAGATTCGCGCCTCCGATTCTACCCAACTCGTACAGTGGGTCTCCGACCGGCTGCATCGGCCGGTGAAGGTGCCGGATTTGACGACTTCGGGCTACCGATTGATGGGAGGACGGCTTGTCGCCACCCCGCGCGGCCCCGCTGCAATGTTCATGTATGACGATGACCGCGGCAGCCGGATTGTCATGCTGACCCGGCCGATGAGCAGTGCGGACCATGATGCACCCATGACGCCCCGGTCGCAGGGCAATGTCGGAGGCTTCGCCTGGGCTGACGATGGCGTGGGCTACAGCCTGGTCGGGCAGGCCGCTCCGGAATCCTTGAGGCCGATTGCAAATGAGGTTCGCAGGCAGGCGCGCGCGATCTAA
- a CDS encoding RNA polymerase sigma factor produces MKDMLLQVEPLIPALRRYARALVRNRANADDLVQDCLERAVSRWYQRREGDVRAWLFTILHNLAITQFRQSATRGGHVPIDETNENEFGEAATQERKLLCQDVLNKLARLPEDQRAVLLLVAIEDLSYADAAKVLDIPVGTVMSRLSRARERLQQEIEGIADNMSTNVVSLRRGE; encoded by the coding sequence ATGAAAGACATGCTGCTGCAGGTCGAACCGCTGATACCCGCGCTCCGCCGCTATGCCCGCGCCCTGGTTCGCAATCGTGCCAATGCCGACGACCTTGTGCAGGATTGCCTGGAGCGCGCCGTCAGCCGCTGGTATCAGCGGCGCGAAGGCGACGTTCGCGCCTGGCTTTTCACCATCCTCCACAACCTGGCGATCACTCAGTTTCGCCAATCGGCGACCCGCGGCGGGCATGTCCCGATCGACGAGACCAATGAGAACGAATTCGGCGAGGCCGCCACCCAGGAACGTAAACTATTGTGTCAGGATGTCCTGAACAAGCTCGCAAGACTGCCGGAAGACCAGCGCGCCGTGCTGCTGCTTGTCGCGATCGAGGACCTCTCTTATGCGGATGCCGCGAAGGTGCTTGACATCCCTGTGGGTACAGTGATGTCGCGGCTTTCCCGGGCACGTGAAAGACTACAGCAGGAGATCGAAGGGATTGCGGACAATATGTCCACCAACGTCGTGTCACTACGGAGGGGAGAATGA
- a CDS encoding YncE family protein produces MKMSKLFSFAKSLLLAGTVFATCGSAWAGQAPGALAAPDVPISHHDRIYAAEQFSNTVSVTDPVDNKLLGVIRLGDPQPANFSPLYKGQVLVHGMGYSPDHRTLAVVSIGSNSVTFIDTATNAVKHMTYVGRSPHEAFFTPDGREVWVTVRGENYISVIDSKTFTERTRITTPSGPGMQMFSPDGKYGYICSSFNPETEIVSVADHTIIAKVKQESPFCPNIAATPEGSQVWFTLKDVGRTQVFNARPPFNLIKTIETGPITNHVNFAHTAKGTFAYVTIGGLNEVRVFRTDDFSEVAAIPVGSLPHGVWPSGDGSRIYVGLENADELAAIDTATNTVIANIPVGQAPQAIAYVPNAAPNPDNRQNLQPLGVAGQVLHLALAVKDAKDGQAPTSVSLFDQGLIQVLQASVTGLEPKQKYVLALADRADGGGTLQPLAAFVTNPAGSAIVNATGPIRQIVHDPATSERRYLVIAPGDATTFGAAVQVQTR; encoded by the coding sequence ATGAAGATGAGCAAGCTGTTCTCGTTCGCCAAAAGCCTTCTTCTTGCAGGCACCGTGTTTGCGACCTGTGGCAGTGCCTGGGCAGGCCAGGCGCCCGGCGCGCTAGCCGCGCCTGACGTCCCGATCAGCCATCACGACCGCATTTACGCCGCGGAACAATTCTCCAATACGGTCTCGGTGACCGACCCGGTCGATAACAAGCTCCTCGGTGTTATCAGGTTGGGGGACCCGCAGCCGGCCAATTTTAGCCCTCTCTACAAGGGACAGGTTCTCGTCCATGGCATGGGTTATTCGCCCGATCATCGGACGCTGGCCGTGGTTTCGATCGGATCGAATTCCGTGACCTTCATCGACACTGCCACGAATGCCGTGAAGCATATGACATATGTCGGCCGCTCGCCGCATGAAGCGTTCTTCACCCCCGACGGCAGGGAGGTCTGGGTGACGGTGCGTGGCGAGAACTATATCTCCGTGATTGACAGCAAGACGTTCACTGAGAGGACCCGCATCACGACGCCCAGCGGGCCCGGCATGCAGATGTTCTCGCCCGACGGCAAGTACGGCTATATCTGCTCGTCGTTCAATCCGGAAACCGAAATCGTCTCCGTCGCCGACCACACGATCATTGCAAAGGTCAAGCAGGAAAGCCCATTCTGTCCGAACATCGCGGCGACGCCGGAGGGGAGCCAGGTATGGTTCACGCTCAAGGATGTCGGCAGGACTCAGGTATTCAACGCCAGGCCGCCGTTCAACCTGATCAAGACCATCGAGACGGGCCCGATCACGAACCACGTGAACTTCGCCCATACGGCAAAGGGAACGTTTGCCTATGTGACGATCGGCGGCCTGAACGAAGTCAGGGTATTCCGCACCGACGATTTTTCGGAGGTCGCAGCCATCCCGGTCGGGAGTCTTCCGCACGGCGTGTGGCCGTCCGGCGATGGGTCGCGTATCTATGTCGGACTGGAGAATGCCGATGAGCTCGCAGCGATCGACACTGCAACCAACACCGTGATCGCAAACATTCCGGTCGGACAGGCGCCCCAGGCGATCGCCTATGTGCCCAATGCTGCCCCGAATCCTGACAATCGCCAGAACCTGCAGCCTCTCGGTGTCGCCGGCCAGGTCTTGCATCTGGCGCTGGCGGTGAAAGACGCAAAGGACGGACAGGCGCCAACCAGCGTTTCGCTGTTTGATCAGGGACTGATCCAGGTGTTGCAGGCGTCCGTCACGGGGCTCGAGCCGAAGCAGAAGTACGTGCTCGCACTGGCCGATCGCGCGGACGGGGGCGGCACCCTGCAACCGCTGGCGGCCTTTGTGACCAATCCGGCGGGATCGGCGATCGTCAATGCGACCGGTCCGATCCGGCAAATCGTCCACGATCCCGCGACTTCGGAGCGGCGCTACCTGGTCATCGCCCCCGGAGATGCGACGACGTTCGGAGCGGCAGTACAGGTGCAAACCCGATAG
- a CDS encoding alpha/beta hydrolase codes for MSDKINQDRRRFFGIAAMTFAAAQFALNGFANAQPASKKTPDTRNFKPSTNTSFASLKQVDAGLLNVGYAEAGPADGAPVILLHGWPYDIHSFADVAPLLASAGYRVVVPYLRGYGTTRFLSDTTIRNGQPSAVAVDTIALMDALRIEQATLAGFDWGARTADIVAALWPERCKAMVSVSGYLIGNPVAEEKPLPPKAELQWWYQFYFATERGRDGYDKYRHDFSKLIWQLASPKWAFDDATFDRSAKAFDNPDHVAVAIHNYRWRLGLAEGERKYDDLEKKLAQRPVITVPTITMEGDANGAPHPEPVAYAKMFSGQYSHRTVTGGIGHNLPQEAPQAFAEAVADITKVASPLTKG; via the coding sequence ATGTCAGACAAGATCAATCAAGATCGGCGTCGCTTTTTCGGCATAGCGGCCATGACATTTGCTGCAGCCCAGTTCGCCCTCAACGGTTTCGCCAACGCCCAACCAGCCAGCAAGAAGACCCCGGATACGCGCAATTTCAAGCCGAGCACGAACACCTCGTTCGCGTCGCTGAAGCAAGTCGACGCCGGGCTTCTCAATGTCGGCTACGCCGAAGCCGGTCCCGCCGACGGCGCGCCCGTCATCCTACTGCATGGCTGGCCCTACGACATTCACAGTTTTGCCGATGTCGCGCCCTTGCTGGCGTCGGCGGGTTATCGCGTGGTTGTGCCCTATTTGCGCGGTTATGGAACCACGCGCTTCCTCTCCGATACGACGATCCGCAACGGCCAGCCGTCGGCAGTCGCCGTCGATACTATCGCGCTGATGGACGCGCTCAGGATCGAGCAGGCGACGCTCGCCGGTTTCGACTGGGGCGCGCGGACGGCTGACATCGTCGCGGCGCTCTGGCCGGAACGCTGCAAGGCCATGGTCTCGGTGAGCGGTTATCTGATCGGCAACCCGGTAGCCGAAGAGAAACCGCTGCCTCCAAAGGCCGAGCTGCAGTGGTGGTACCAATTCTATTTCGCGACCGAGCGCGGCCGAGACGGCTATGACAAATATCGTCACGACTTCTCGAAGCTGATCTGGCAGCTCGCGTCGCCGAAGTGGGCGTTCGACGACGCCACCTTCGATCGCAGCGCGAAGGCATTCGACAATCCCGATCATGTCGCGGTCGCGATCCACAATTACCGCTGGCGGCTCGGCCTCGCCGAGGGCGAACGGAAATACGACGATCTGGAAAAGAAGCTCGCCCAGCGACCGGTCATCACCGTGCCGACCATCACCATGGAAGGCGACGCGAACGGTGCGCCGCATCCCGAGCCCGTGGCTTACGCAAAGATGTTCTCCGGTCAGTATTCGCACCGGACCGTCACGGGCGGCATCGGGCACAATCTGCCGCAGGAGGCCCCTCAAGCCTTTGCCGAAGCTGTGGCCGACATCACGAAAGTTGCCTCGCCTTTAACCAAGGGATGA
- a CDS encoding DUF305 domain-containing protein, translated as MTALGGTLPRHGLGVAVLGARLLIAFALPSHVLAHEVHPSAQPATAADEAPFWKENEAAMIKMMNDMAIKPTGDIDRDFAAMMIPHHQGAIDMAISELRYGRNKQLRRIAQEIIVDQMQEIAAMKLAIGESITNSTPAPTQQEPASTPAQHHHSGMQIDMPLR; from the coding sequence ATGACGGCGCTCGGCGGCACGCTTCCGAGGCATGGTCTCGGCGTTGCGGTCCTTGGCGCTCGCCTTCTTATCGCGTTTGCGCTTCCGTCGCATGTGCTGGCGCACGAAGTCCACCCGTCCGCGCAGCCAGCGACGGCCGCCGACGAAGCTCCGTTCTGGAAGGAGAACGAGGCCGCAATGATCAAGATGATGAACGATATGGCGATCAAGCCGACCGGGGATATCGACCGAGATTTCGCAGCGATGATGATCCCTCATCATCAAGGTGCGATCGACATGGCGATCAGCGAACTGCGCTACGGCAGGAACAAACAGCTGCGACGCATCGCGCAGGAGATCATCGTCGATCAGATGCAGGAAATCGCGGCGATGAAGCTTGCGATTGGCGAATCCATAACGAATTCCACGCCTGCTCCGACGCAACAGGAACCGGCTTCCACTCCGGCCCAGCATCACCACTCCGGCATGCAGATCGACATGCCATTACGATGA